The proteins below are encoded in one region of Belonocnema kinseyi isolate 2016_QV_RU_SX_M_011 chromosome 5, B_treatae_v1, whole genome shotgun sequence:
- the LOC117173721 gene encoding zinc metalloproteinase nas-13-like, with product MSIKWVVLIAVVVVGAKESSAGPYFRRDVLDNAFDSPDGLLSHLSHLERQLYADPSNETGLKVSQWHEGLGVNPEELGEYVEGDILFPSSMSRNGLKASSARWPDGVIPYIISPFFNEEQQNVIQEAMADYHRHTCIRFKPYAGVESDYIRITAGNTGCWSSVGRIGGRQDINLQVPGCIYKKGTVIHELMHVVGFLHEQSRYERDEFVIVQWQNILRGHEVNFEKSSRQTTDAFGIGYDYASVMHYSPNAFSKNGQPTIIARGAAIEVLGQRSGFSKRDIQKIRRMYKCGTRRESFNDFLFY from the exons atgtcAATCAAATGGGTTGTATTGATTGCGGTTGTTGTTGTCGGAGCAAAGGAATCTTCAGCTGGGCCTTATTTCCGTCGCGACGTTTTAGATAATGCCTTCGACAGCCCGGATGGATTGCTTTCGCATTTGTCACATTTAGAGCGACAGCTTTATGCGGATCCTAGTAATGAAACAGGATTAAAGGTGTCTCAATGGCACGAAGGACTGGGAGTAAATCCAGAGGAACTTGGAGAATATGTTGAGGGTGATATTCTATTTCCGAGTTCAATGTCAAGGAATGGTCTTAAAGCATCTTCTGCTCGATGGCCCGATGGAGTAATTCCTTACATAATCAGTCCATTTTTca atgaaGAACAGCAAAATGTAATTCAGGAAGCAATGGCTGATTATCATAGACACACGTGCATTCGATTTAAACCTTATGCTGGAGTAGAATCAGATTACATAAGAATTACCGCTGGAAATACAGGATGTTGGAGTAGCGTTGGAAGAATTGGCGGACGTCAGGATATAAATCTTCAGGTGCCTGGCTGTATTTACAAAAAAGGAACCGTAATTCATGAATTGATGCATGTTGTTGGATTTCTGCATGAACAGAGCAGATATGAAAGGGACGAATTTGTCATTGTGCAATGGCAGAATATTTTACGAG GTCAtgaagtgaattttgaaaaatcttcgagGCAAACGACGGATGCTTTTGGGATTGGCTACGATTATGCCAGCGTGATGCATTATTCGCCGAatgctttttcgaaaaatgggCAGCCAACCATAATTGCGAGG ggagcAGCCATTGAGGTTCTAGGTCAGCGATCAGGATTTAGTAAGAGGGACATTCAAAAAATCCGAAGAATGTACAAGTGTGGAACTAGGAGGGAAAGTTTCAACGATTtcttattttactaa